The Sulfitobacter sp. SK012 genome contains a region encoding:
- a CDS encoding aspartate aminotransferase family protein produces MSSVFHRDLTTDLPSIVAVEANTLIDNNGRRYLDACGGAAVSCLGHDHAFVREAIKAQVDKLAFAHTGSFTNQPAEDLATHLIDRSPAGTGNGRVMYLGSGSEAMEAALKLARQYYLERGEPTRAKVIARKPSYHGNTLAALATGGHAGRRAPFAPLLMDVSHIDAAYAYRMQKDGETESEFAIRMANLLDAEIRRLGPETVMAFVAEPVVGASLGTQPAPKGYFTRIREICDEYDVLYIADEVMCGMGRTGSLFALEQEGIYADITTTAKGLGAGYQPIAAVIAAQKVIDAIKAGSGKLWNGHTYMSHAIATAGALAVQQVIENEGLLGKVKTLGAQLETGLRDAFGQHAHVGDIRGRGLFWTIELVADRTTKVPFPVTDGLAMKIGAAAKARGIMVYPSQGCADGTNGDHVLLAPAYTSTPEEIDLIVDTLKSAVADVLEA; encoded by the coding sequence ATGAGCAGCGTTTTTCATCGAGACCTTACCACCGACCTGCCTTCAATCGTCGCGGTCGAAGCGAATACGCTGATTGATAACAACGGCCGACGCTATCTGGATGCCTGCGGCGGTGCCGCAGTGTCCTGCCTTGGACATGATCATGCCTTTGTGCGCGAAGCGATCAAGGCACAGGTAGACAAATTGGCGTTCGCACACACCGGATCATTCACGAACCAACCCGCAGAAGACCTTGCGACCCATTTGATCGACCGTTCGCCTGCCGGAACTGGTAATGGTCGTGTGATGTATCTGGGAAGCGGGTCCGAGGCGATGGAAGCGGCGCTGAAGCTTGCCCGCCAATATTACCTAGAACGCGGCGAGCCTACGCGCGCCAAAGTTATTGCACGCAAACCCAGCTATCACGGAAACACGCTGGCAGCACTTGCGACAGGTGGCCATGCAGGTCGCCGTGCGCCCTTTGCCCCCTTGTTGATGGACGTTAGCCATATTGACGCGGCCTACGCCTACCGGATGCAAAAGGACGGTGAAACCGAGTCGGAATTCGCTATACGGATGGCCAACCTTTTGGATGCCGAAATTCGCCGTCTTGGGCCTGAAACAGTTATGGCGTTTGTAGCGGAACCTGTTGTCGGGGCTTCGCTTGGCACACAACCTGCGCCCAAGGGTTATTTCACTCGCATCCGCGAAATTTGCGATGAATACGATGTGCTCTATATCGCGGACGAAGTCATGTGCGGCATGGGCCGGACCGGATCGTTGTTCGCGCTGGAACAAGAAGGCATCTACGCGGATATCACCACCACGGCCAAGGGACTGGGTGCTGGGTATCAACCTATTGCTGCGGTGATTGCCGCGCAAAAAGTGATTGATGCGATCAAAGCCGGCAGTGGCAAGCTTTGGAACGGGCACACCTATATGTCCCACGCAATTGCGACGGCAGGTGCTTTGGCCGTGCAACAAGTGATTGAAAACGAAGGTCTACTTGGCAAGGTGAAAACGCTTGGCGCACAATTGGAAACGGGACTGCGCGACGCCTTCGGGCAACATGCGCATGTGGGCGATATCCGTGGTCGCGGGTTGTTCTGGACCATCGAACTGGTCGCAGATCGCACCACCAAGGTCCCCTTTCCCGTCACCGACGGGCTTGCCATGAAGATTGGTGCAGCGGCCAAGGCACGCGGTATTATGGTCTATCCATCGCAAGGCTGCGCGGACGGAACCAACGGTGATCACGTGCTGCTGGCCCCCGCCTACACATCAACGCCCGAAGAAATTGATTTGATTGTGGACACGCTGAAATCTGCGGTTGCAGACGTGTTGGAGGCGTAA
- a CDS encoding CaiB/BaiF CoA transferase family protein → MTGALHKIRVLDLTHVLAGPFCTYQMALLGADVTKIEDPLNPDCARGRGPDAAGNALGLGLNYQVQGGNKRSLALNLRDPEGAKILRALVRDTDVFVENFATGALAGLGLGYADLAAENPALIYCSITGYGDIGPQAEHGAYDNVIQATSGTISQCGGVKPGVSFVDYATGYAAAFAVTAALTQRGNDGQGTHISVSMLEVAMQMMAPEAAATQHAKAPARGKEAGIASYDTADGQLMLGAFHPAQYRALAQILDSIGHPVMALAKVKSWPEVWAISDDIKAELRAIFAQKTADDWVALLRAANLPAERVKTLSEAVELPQLAARGYFAPNPDAPDVSLPTTAFTMTHGGANLHSAPPKHGEQTRDVLSEMGMNDDQIAHLYAQGIVV, encoded by the coding sequence ATGACAGGTGCGCTTCATAAGATTAGGGTTCTCGATCTGACGCATGTTCTGGCGGGGCCGTTTTGTACGTATCAGATGGCATTGTTAGGTGCAGATGTGACCAAGATCGAAGACCCGTTGAATCCCGATTGCGCACGCGGGCGGGGACCGGACGCGGCGGGCAACGCGTTAGGCCTTGGGCTGAATTACCAGGTGCAGGGCGGCAATAAGAGAAGTCTTGCCCTTAATTTACGCGACCCCGAAGGCGCAAAGATTTTACGGGCTTTGGTGCGGGACACGGATGTTTTTGTAGAAAATTTTGCAACGGGCGCTTTGGCGGGGCTGGGGCTTGGTTATGCCGATCTGGCCGCTGAAAACCCGGCGCTGATTTACTGTTCCATCACGGGTTACGGCGATATCGGCCCGCAAGCGGAACATGGTGCTTATGATAATGTGATCCAAGCGACCAGCGGCACCATTTCTCAATGTGGCGGCGTTAAACCCGGAGTATCCTTTGTTGATTACGCCACTGGATATGCTGCGGCCTTTGCGGTTACTGCGGCCTTGACGCAGCGCGGCAATGACGGGCAGGGAACACATATCTCTGTCTCAATGCTTGAGGTCGCAATGCAGATGATGGCCCCCGAAGCTGCTGCTACGCAACACGCCAAAGCGCCTGCGCGCGGTAAAGAAGCGGGCATCGCCAGCTATGACACGGCTGACGGCCAGTTGATGTTGGGCGCGTTTCATCCGGCGCAATACCGTGCATTGGCACAAATCTTGGATAGCATTGGTCATCCGGTGATGGCACTGGCAAAGGTCAAAAGCTGGCCGGAAGTCTGGGCAATCTCCGACGACATCAAGGCAGAGCTACGGGCGATTTTCGCGCAAAAGACCGCCGATGACTGGGTCGCACTCTTGCGGGCCGCTAATTTGCCCGCTGAACGGGTCAAAACGCTGTCAGAGGCCGTTGAATTGCCCCAACTTGCCGCACGCGGGTATTTCGCACCGAACCCAGATGCACCTGATGTTTCATTGCCCACAACGGCTTTCACCATGACGCATGGTGGCGCTAATCTACACAGCGCCCCGCCCAAACATGGTGAGCAAACGCGCGATGTTCTGAGTGAAATGGGTATGAACGACGACCAAATCGCGCATCTTTATGCACAAGGAATTGTGGTATGA
- a CDS encoding 2Fe-2S iron-sulfur cluster-binding protein has protein sequence MMRLVANQSSLIERTELVTFTFAGHPVQGYRGEALVAALLRKGYLNLRNAPQDTAPRGAFCCMGLCQECVVHINGQVVEACRYEVAPDLSVERSG, from the coding sequence ATGATGCGTCTGGTTGCGAACCAATCCAGCTTGATCGAGCGGACAGAGCTCGTGACGTTTACCTTCGCGGGACACCCTGTTCAGGGGTATCGTGGGGAAGCTTTGGTCGCAGCGTTGTTGCGTAAAGGATATCTGAACCTACGAAATGCACCGCAAGATACCGCCCCGCGTGGTGCGTTTTGTTGCATGGGCCTGTGTCAGGAATGCGTGGTTCATATTAACGGCCAAGTGGTTGAGGCGTGCCGCTATGAGGTTGCGCCCGACCTGTCGGTGGAGCGCTCAGGATGA
- a CDS encoding SMP-30/gluconolactonase/LRE family protein, with amino-acid sequence MIHLTASPWTALPDALHHTGEPSAWAKMTRPDQPMHSFLESAFFDNAGAMWLSDVPYGRVFRVSPAGEWEVMHQIEGEPHAMRIAPDGRRIAVDYRHGMIELTGPAEFKTLIAGASEPFMGLSDMAYGPDGALWFTDSGRSSLSDPVGRVYRWQDGVLRLVLDCVPYSNGICVSPDNGWVYVAATRANQVWKFSTRLPEVESPMVGTYLQLSGGLGPDGLACNAHGWLAVAQAQAGRAYVYDAIGDLIAEVRLPRGIWTTSVTFHPDNPQKLIIVDAQFGGVFTCDIPNPRT; translated from the coding sequence ATGATCCATCTGACCGCCTCACCTTGGACCGCGCTTCCCGACGCGCTGCACCACACTGGTGAGCCGTCCGCTTGGGCGAAAATGACGCGCCCCGACCAGCCGATGCATTCGTTCCTTGAATCCGCGTTTTTCGACAACGCAGGGGCAATGTGGCTCTCAGATGTGCCCTATGGCCGCGTATTTCGTGTATCGCCTGCGGGTGAATGGGAAGTCATGCACCAGATTGAAGGTGAACCACACGCCATGCGCATTGCTCCCGATGGTCGCCGCATTGCCGTTGATTACCGTCACGGGATGATCGAACTGACGGGGCCTGCGGAATTCAAAACCCTGATCGCGGGCGCGTCGGAACCGTTCATGGGCCTGTCGGATATGGCCTATGGGCCGGATGGCGCGCTGTGGTTCACCGATTCCGGCCGTAGCAGTTTGAGCGATCCAGTGGGCCGTGTGTATCGCTGGCAGGACGGCGTGCTGCGTCTGGTGCTGGATTGCGTACCCTATTCCAACGGCATCTGTGTGTCACCTGATAACGGATGGGTTTACGTCGCCGCGACGCGGGCCAATCAGGTCTGGAAATTTTCGACACGACTGCCCGAAGTAGAGTCGCCGATGGTCGGCACGTATTTGCAATTGTCTGGCGGGCTTGGCCCCGATGGGCTGGCTTGTAATGCTCACGGTTGGCTTGCTGTTGCGCAGGCGCAAGCGGGACGTGCCTATGTTTATGACGCCATTGGCGATCTGATTGCCGAGGTCCGTCTGCCGCGCGGGATATGGACCACGTCCGTGACGTTTCACCCCGACAACCCACAAAAACTCATTATCGTGGACGCCCAATTCGGCGGCGTCTTTACCTGCGACATTCCCAATCCGAGGACCTGA
- a CDS encoding IclR family transcriptional regulator: MVPQSDNHNVYFVPGLHRGLRVLEILGNAETPMTLSEIARAMELSRSSAYRLVYTLRHMEFIKEAEQVKTFTLGARVLNLGFAYLNQQPMTAIARTHLATLRDLTGVSTHLSVLEGQDVLYLISHQARSNYVSNMATGTRTQAYASAIGWCLLGALDEDALAEFAMHQEYVRFTDHTPMTAAALLKAVTQTRERGFVVSKGFRDPGGSSVAVPVRDNTGSIVACVNLSGPDSGFDFDRIESFYIPETKAAALRISRELGYLGD; this comes from the coding sequence ATGGTGCCCCAGTCAGATAATCATAACGTCTATTTTGTGCCGGGTCTGCACCGCGGCCTTCGGGTTCTTGAGATTTTGGGCAATGCCGAAACTCCCATGACGCTGAGCGAGATTGCCCGTGCGATGGAGTTGAGCCGATCTTCGGCCTACCGCTTGGTCTATACTTTGCGGCATATGGAATTCATCAAAGAAGCTGAACAGGTCAAGACATTCACGCTGGGCGCGCGGGTGTTGAACCTTGGATTTGCCTATCTGAACCAGCAGCCGATGACCGCAATTGCACGAACCCATCTGGCGACGCTGCGCGACCTGACGGGTGTGTCGACCCATCTGAGCGTGCTTGAGGGGCAGGATGTGCTGTATCTTATCAGCCATCAGGCGCGGTCGAACTATGTGTCCAACATGGCGACGGGCACGCGCACGCAGGCCTATGCGTCGGCGATCGGCTGGTGTCTGCTGGGCGCGCTGGATGAGGACGCCCTGGCCGAATTCGCCATGCATCAAGAATACGTCAGATTCACCGATCACACTCCGATGACTGCTGCGGCTTTGCTGAAGGCTGTCACCCAAACGCGTGAGCGCGGGTTTGTCGTGTCCAAGGGGTTCCGCGATCCGGGTGGATCGAGCGTCGCTGTACCGGTGCGCGACAACACCGGAAGCATCGTGGCCTGCGTTAATTTGTCTGGTCCAGACAGCGGGTTCGATTTCGACCGGATTGAATCGTTCTACATCCCCGAAACGAAAGCCGCTGCTTTGCGCATTTCGCGCGAGCTTGGATATCTGGGCGACTGA
- a CDS encoding NAD(P)/FAD-dependent oxidoreductase, with product MTYDIAIIGGGIMGCSTALRVVAGGMKAIVLDQGDLGQGASGVNAGTLSLQIKRVKLMPYALKGHHLWEEMGAAVGFAKTGGYTLAFNDREAELLKERQTMKAEAGAPIEFVSNNRLRAAEPGLTQKVVAASYCAEDGYANSSLTGQYYRGCLQDAGIEYREQNAVTAIKKLKAGIFEIATPQGVVYAKRLLLAAGAWLKPLAALLDVNLPVNARINTVSVTERMPPLMSSVIGHATGLLTMKQKANGTVLIGGGWQGRGTPQEGRGEVDVASVRPNLALAQYALPALGDARVLRSWTGFEANVPDFYPLAGALPNVPDAYVLGCVRGGYTIGPYIGQLMGNFILGREPEMPLFDPGRTFQEDTI from the coding sequence ATGACGTATGACATCGCAATCATTGGCGGCGGTATTATGGGATGCAGCACGGCGTTGCGCGTCGTCGCAGGCGGCATGAAGGCTATCGTGCTGGATCAGGGCGATCTGGGACAAGGGGCGTCTGGCGTCAATGCCGGGACACTCAGCTTGCAAATCAAGCGAGTCAAATTGATGCCCTATGCACTCAAAGGCCATCACTTGTGGGAAGAGATGGGCGCAGCTGTAGGGTTTGCAAAAACGGGTGGTTACACGCTTGCGTTCAACGATCGCGAAGCTGAATTATTGAAAGAACGACAAACAATGAAGGCGGAGGCAGGCGCGCCGATTGAATTTGTCTCAAACAACAGATTGCGGGCCGCTGAACCCGGTCTGACCCAAAAAGTCGTTGCGGCGAGTTATTGCGCCGAGGATGGCTATGCCAATTCATCGCTGACAGGACAGTACTATCGGGGTTGTTTGCAGGACGCGGGGATTGAATATCGCGAGCAGAATGCCGTCACAGCCATCAAAAAGTTAAAGGCCGGCATTTTTGAAATCGCGACCCCCCAAGGTGTGGTTTACGCAAAACGTCTACTGCTTGCCGCAGGTGCGTGGTTGAAACCGTTGGCGGCGCTGCTGGATGTGAATCTGCCGGTGAACGCGCGGATCAACACAGTCTCTGTCACCGAACGCATGCCACCCCTAATGTCGAGCGTAATCGGCCATGCGACAGGCCTGCTGACCATGAAACAAAAGGCCAATGGCACCGTACTGATCGGTGGGGGTTGGCAAGGGCGCGGTACACCGCAAGAGGGGCGTGGCGAAGTGGATGTCGCATCCGTGCGGCCCAATCTGGCGTTGGCACAATATGCGTTGCCTGCCCTTGGCGACGCACGTGTGTTGCGCAGTTGGACGGGATTTGAGGCCAACGTGCCCGACTTCTATCCGCTCGCCGGAGCGTTGCCAAACGTGCCGGACGCTTATGTTCTGGGCTGCGTGCGTGGCGGCTATACCATCGGCCCTTATATTGGGCAGCTGATGGGTAATTTCATTCTGGGGCGAGAGCCCGAAATGCCCCTTTTTGATCCGGGGCGCACATTCCAAGAGGACACGATATGA
- a CDS encoding FAD/NAD(P)-dependent oxidoreductase encodes MTDVFDIAVVGAGPAGGNAALAAARNGLRVVLLDEQPQAGGQVWRAKSAAILKAPKTIETLAGDVLRRAIASSDVTHLHGARVWQISREGDNWQCHILRDGKSEPVQATSLILAPGAREYVQPVQGWTTPGVIGLAGATALFKQNLIVPGQRTVVSGTGPLVFYVASEIRRLGGEVAGIVTPNTRRDWLQALPVMLGKPKLLMRGAVWMVDLMLARVPIYWGHTVTEVLGTTQVSGVQVSKLDADWTPKMQVTTLQADSLCLGHGLIPQIEAAQMLGVGITHDPASGGWVPNAQDDGSTNIGNLYLCGDGTGIRGADAAAVQGRVTGMRAASDLGSDTDQDMRAAHNEWRRAAGFGMAMTALSIPRAGMARWTTAETIVCRCEGIIKQSVLGEVATGAATTNAVKSGVRAGMGPCGGKYCQTAVAALIADHKGTDVSNIAPPTPRPPLRPVPLGALAGSFDYDDLPIPKPAPL; translated from the coding sequence ATGACGGATGTGTTCGACATTGCAGTTGTTGGAGCGGGGCCAGCGGGGGGCAATGCCGCTTTGGCCGCCGCACGCAACGGCCTGCGTGTGGTTTTGCTGGATGAACAACCGCAAGCGGGCGGGCAGGTGTGGCGAGCAAAATCTGCCGCTATCCTTAAGGCGCCAAAGACCATAGAAACCTTGGCAGGGGATGTATTGCGGCGTGCCATTGCATCGTCTGACGTCACCCATTTACATGGCGCTCGTGTTTGGCAGATATCGCGCGAAGGTGACAACTGGCAGTGCCATATTCTGCGTGATGGAAAAAGCGAACCGGTGCAGGCGACGTCGCTGATCCTTGCCCCCGGCGCGCGCGAATATGTGCAACCGGTGCAGGGTTGGACAACCCCCGGCGTGATCGGCCTTGCGGGAGCGACGGCCTTGTTCAAGCAAAACTTGATCGTGCCGGGTCAACGCACTGTTGTCTCTGGCACTGGGCCCTTGGTATTCTATGTCGCCAGCGAAATTCGCCGTCTGGGCGGCGAGGTTGCAGGTATCGTAACACCTAATACACGCCGCGATTGGCTACAGGCGCTACCTGTGATGTTGGGTAAGCCCAAATTGCTGATGCGCGGTGCAGTATGGATGGTCGATCTGATGCTGGCACGGGTGCCGATTTATTGGGGCCACACCGTGACCGAAGTGTTGGGGACGACCCAGGTGTCAGGTGTTCAAGTTAGCAAACTGGATGCGGATTGGACGCCGAAAATGCAGGTCACAACCTTGCAAGCTGACAGCCTGTGTCTTGGCCACGGGCTAATTCCGCAGATCGAAGCCGCGCAGATGTTGGGTGTCGGGATCACGCATGATCCGGCGTCTGGCGGTTGGGTGCCAAACGCTCAGGATGACGGGTCTACAAACATTGGAAATCTTTATCTTTGCGGCGACGGCACTGGCATTCGCGGGGCGGATGCCGCTGCGGTGCAAGGGCGCGTAACTGGGATGCGTGCTGCCTCCGATCTTGGTTCTGATACCGACCAAGACATGCGCGCCGCGCACAATGAATGGCGGCGCGCAGCGGGCTTTGGCATGGCGATGACGGCGCTGAGTATTCCGCGTGCAGGGATGGCGAGATGGACAACGGCTGAAACTATCGTTTGTCGCTGCGAGGGCATTATCAAACAGAGTGTTTTGGGCGAGGTCGCGACCGGTGCCGCCACTACCAATGCGGTGAAATCCGGCGTGCGTGCGGGCATGGGACCCTGTGGCGGTAAATATTGTCAGACTGCGGTTGCGGCGTTGATTGCGGATCACAAAGGTACCGACGTGTCAAACATCGCACCACCAACACCGCGCCCACCGCTGCGGCCTGTTCCATTGGGTGCCCTCGCAGGGTCATTTGATTACGACGATCTACCAATTCCAAAGCCTGCACCGCTATGA
- a CDS encoding 3-keto-5-aminohexanoate cleavage protein: protein MARKTILTAAVTGNLMMPDISPHLPVTPEQIARQALDAAAAGAAIVHLHVRDPKTAKGSMRMDLYEELVARIRAENTDVLLNLTTGEGGRFVPSDDDPQVAAAGSTLCGPEKRIAHVEALKPDICTLDFNTMWSGQASVINSPRNLEIMAARIYSAGVKPEIEIFDSGDLHMVKDFVARGIIKTPLMVQMVLGVRFGAVANPATMAYLVSQLPEGTQWAAFGIGRAAFPMLAQAWLLGGHVRIGMEDTAYIRKGEHCASNADLVTKAARMIDDLGGTLATPDDARGILGLTT, encoded by the coding sequence ATGGCACGCAAAACCATCCTGACAGCGGCCGTCACTGGCAATCTGATGATGCCCGATATCAGCCCCCATTTGCCCGTCACCCCTGAACAGATCGCGCGCCAAGCTTTAGACGCCGCTGCTGCGGGGGCCGCGATTGTACATTTGCATGTGCGTGATCCGAAAACCGCTAAAGGCTCCATGCGAATGGATCTATACGAAGAATTGGTGGCGCGTATTCGTGCAGAAAACACCGACGTTCTGCTGAACCTGACAACGGGCGAAGGCGGGCGATTTGTGCCATCTGATGATGATCCACAAGTGGCCGCTGCAGGATCAACGTTGTGTGGTCCCGAGAAACGTATCGCCCACGTAGAGGCGTTGAAACCTGATATTTGCACCCTTGATTTCAATACGATGTGGTCCGGCCAAGCCAGTGTCATCAACAGCCCCCGCAACCTCGAAATTATGGCCGCACGCATCTATTCGGCTGGCGTCAAACCCGAGATCGAAATCTTCGACAGCGGTGATCTGCACATGGTCAAAGATTTCGTCGCGCGTGGTATCATCAAAACTCCGCTGATGGTGCAGATGGTTCTGGGCGTGCGGTTTGGTGCGGTCGCGAACCCCGCGACGATGGCGTACCTTGTCAGCCAATTGCCGGAAGGCACGCAGTGGGCCGCATTCGGCATCGGACGCGCAGCGTTTCCGATGTTGGCGCAGGCTTGGTTGCTCGGCGGTCATGTGCGCATCGGTATGGAGGACACCGCCTATATTCGAAAAGGCGAACACTGTGCGTCCAACGCCGATCTGGTGACCAAAGCCGCGCGCATGATTGATGATTTGGGCGGCACACTCGCCACCCCCGACGATGCCCGAGGTATACTGGGGCTAACCACGTGA
- a CDS encoding dihydrodipicolinate synthase family protein produces MQKEDLHGYVPAIATPFNERGEIMEDAFVDLFEFLLSRGATCICIAGDNGESWALNADERGRLVRLAKDTSKGRVPVMMGISAPTIDASMAYIKAAEDNGVDVLLSMPQTYVLKASEAELMARFDKVSAATKLPLVLYNSPRRMGFSLTIDQTETLLDNHNVIGIKESQRDFFYHTHLLKRLGHRMSVMTGPCHYIMPAFALGAKGFIATGPEFTDMLPSDMAAAGAGVPDDTYQHAHYQLTVLYELLMGLGTWPASFKAALNLIGQPAGVPRDPVMALSRADIDKIKRTFDDLGISYA; encoded by the coding sequence ATGCAAAAAGAAGACCTTCACGGCTACGTACCCGCCATTGCGACCCCTTTCAACGAGCGCGGCGAAATCATGGAAGACGCCTTTGTCGATTTGTTCGAATTCCTGTTATCACGCGGTGCAACTTGCATCTGCATCGCAGGCGACAACGGCGAAAGCTGGGCGTTGAACGCGGATGAACGCGGACGCCTTGTGCGACTCGCCAAAGATACGTCCAAGGGCCGGGTTCCTGTCATGATGGGCATTTCCGCGCCGACCATCGATGCATCGATGGCCTACATAAAGGCCGCCGAAGACAATGGCGTGGATGTGTTATTGTCCATGCCACAAACCTACGTTCTGAAAGCGTCCGAAGCTGAATTGATGGCTCGCTTTGACAAAGTGTCGGCGGCCACAAAGCTGCCACTAGTCCTGTACAACTCGCCACGCCGCATGGGTTTTTCGCTGACCATTGATCAAACGGAAACGCTACTCGACAATCACAACGTGATCGGGATTAAGGAAAGCCAGCGCGATTTCTTTTACCACACGCATCTGCTTAAGCGTCTTGGCCACCGCATGTCCGTGATGACGGGCCCGTGCCATTACATCATGCCGGCCTTCGCGCTGGGGGCCAAAGGGTTCATCGCCACGGGGCCTGAATTCACGGATATGTTGCCGTCCGATATGGCCGCTGCAGGTGCGGGCGTTCCCGATGATACGTATCAACATGCGCACTACCAGTTGACGGTTTTGTATGAACTCTTGATGGGGCTTGGCACATGGCCCGCGTCGTTTAAGGCGGCGCTGAACCTGATCGGGCAACCCGCCGGTGTGCCACGCGATCCGGTTATGGCGCTGTCCCGGGCCGATATCGACAAAATTAAACGCACGTTTGATGACCTCGGCATCAGTTACGCATGA
- a CDS encoding SDR family NAD(P)-dependent oxidoreductase, whose translation MTHDPARLDGKLAVITGGGSGIGEATAHVFAQAGATVVVTGRRLEPLEKVAKDVGGHAIACDVSNQDDVHAMFARAMNITGRVDVLLNNAGGPGPIAPVADVDMVEWVTCMNINLVGAMYCLQEAAKIMGAQKSGSIINMSSLMGIQGYPMRSAYTASKFALIGITETMARELGPVGVRVNALMPGAVSGANMDRILAKRAEAEGRPAAEIERENYTDVAALKRWVSPEEVGRAALYYASDLSSAITGDKMKVDCGRF comes from the coding sequence ATGACACATGATCCAGCCCGCCTTGACGGGAAACTCGCTGTAATTACTGGCGGCGGTAGCGGAATTGGCGAAGCCACAGCGCATGTTTTTGCGCAAGCGGGCGCGACCGTTGTGGTGACGGGGCGGCGGTTGGAGCCATTAGAAAAAGTGGCCAAAGACGTGGGTGGCCATGCGATAGCTTGTGATGTGTCAAACCAAGATGACGTTCACGCGATGTTTGCCCGGGCGATGAATATTACGGGCCGCGTCGATGTGCTGCTCAACAATGCGGGTGGTCCCGGTCCGATCGCGCCAGTTGCAGACGTCGATATGGTAGAGTGGGTGACCTGCATGAACATCAACCTCGTCGGAGCGATGTATTGCCTTCAAGAAGCGGCCAAGATTATGGGCGCGCAGAAGTCAGGGTCGATCATTAACATGTCATCCCTGATGGGTATCCAAGGCTACCCGATGCGTTCTGCCTATACGGCATCGAAATTCGCGTTGATCGGGATTACGGAAACTATGGCGCGTGAACTTGGGCCGGTTGGTGTGCGGGTCAATGCCCTTATGCCGGGTGCGGTGTCAGGTGCAAACATGGATCGTATTCTCGCCAAACGCGCCGAGGCCGAGGGCCGACCCGCCGCCGAAATCGAACGCGAAAACTACACCGATGTGGCCGCACTGAAACGCTGGGTTTCCCCCGAAGAAGTGGGCCGCGCGGCGCTGTATTACGCAAGTGATCTAAGTTCGGCCATCACGGGCGATAAAATGAAAGTCGACTGCGGTCGTTTCTAA